The Lycium ferocissimum isolate CSIRO_LF1 chromosome 1, AGI_CSIRO_Lferr_CH_V1, whole genome shotgun sequence genome includes a region encoding these proteins:
- the LOC132062658 gene encoding protein JASON-like translates to MGCFLGCFGGDKDKKRRKNRKKVIPRDQLFTHFPVLDFLESEFLSKITALVIILGWDLVVDDEMFLISKHVCQEPQRSIISTEQSITEEPSGNLVLGSACSDKPEEQLSLSARKKVTFDSKVTTYEPVVSVYESTDSLPETKKFGEDERDEGESIAKSSQSNSSSEEGSVISSVGSYPPNHRYQNCRDSDDEAEEFGDSDLDEESGLDDDNDEDYADSDYEDEFVGHKVNEQEVDSPTLMFEKETRKGETKRYVRDRSAYIHPVLNPVENLTQWKTIKSKAAEPLKLQPQKENLAAEVEGPRASFSLEPTFKQSSSSFKTKPEDQDIGVDASLSNWLVTPEKSMSQGSNKSVMSFEDRPILGALTVEELKQHSATSSPRKSPCRSPDEMPIIGTVGTYWNPLGSANDSGSASSFKGIPNSTSKYREDKRVNWHSTPFEARLDRALKQGAA, encoded by the exons ATGGGTTGTTTTCTTGGGTGTTTTGGTGGTGATAAAGACAAGAAACGTCGCAAAAACAGGAAAAAAGTCATCCCTCGAGACCAA TTGTTTACACATTTCCCAGTTTTGGATTTCTTGGAAAGTGAATTTTTGAGCAAGATTACAGCTTTAGTCATAATTTTGGGTTGGGAtttagttgttgatgatgaaaTGTTCTTGATTAGT AAACATGTTTGTCAGGAGCCTCAGAGAAGCATCATCTCTACGGAACAAAGTATCACAGAGGAACCCTCTGGGAACTTGGTTCTTGGAAGCGCG TGTAGTGATAAGCCTGAGGAGCAACTAAGCTTGAGTGCTAGGAAAAAAGTTACCTTTGATTCAAAGGTCACTACATATGAACCTGTTGTTTCAGTCTATGAAAGTACAGATTCTTTACCTGAAACCAAGAAATTTGGTGAAGACGAAAGGGATGAGGGGGAATCCATTGCTAAATCAAGCCAGTCCAACTCTTCTTCTGAAGAGGGTTCTGTCATATCTAGTGTTGGATCATATCCTCCAAACCACAGGTATCAGAACTGCAGAGACAGTGATGATGAAGCTGAGGAATTTGGTGACAGTGACTTGGATGAAGAATCTGGTCTggacgatgataatgatgaagaCTACGCGGATTCTGATTATGAAGATGAATTTGTAGGTCATAAAGTGAATGAACAGGAAGTGGATAGTCCTACTTTGATGTTCGAGAAGGAAACGAGAAAGGGTGAAACAAAAAGATATGTGAGAGATAGGAGTGCTTATATACATCCTGTGTTGAATCCTGTAGAGAACCTAACTCAGTGGAAAACTATTAAATCAAAAGCAGCAGAACCCTTGAAGCTGCAGCCACAGAAGGAAAATCTTGCCGCAGAAGTTGAAGGACCACGTGCTTCGTTCAGTTTAGAACCGACATTTAAGCAATCATCGTCGAGTTTCAAGACAAAGCCTGAGGATCAAGACATTGGGGTTGATGCTAGTctctccaattggttggttaCACCAGAAAAGAGCATGTCACAAGGTTCTAATAAATCTGTGATGAGCTTTGAAGACAGACCAATTTTAGGTGCCTTGACGGTTGAGGAACTGAAACAGCACTCAGCAACTTCCTCCCCGAGGAAATCACCCTGTCGGAGTCCTGATGAGATGCCTATTATAGGAACTGTTGGTACCTACTGGAATCCCTTAGGATCTGCAAATGATTCCGGATCAGCTTCTTCTTTTAAAGGCATACCAAACTCCACCAGCAAGTACAGAGAG GATAAGAGAGTTAATTGGCACTCTACTCCATTTGAGGCAAGATTGGACCGAGCTTTGAAACAAGGTGCCGCATAA